In the Clostridium beijerinckii genome, one interval contains:
- a CDS encoding HAD-IIA family hydrolase — protein sequence MNELKDIKCFLLDMDGTFYLGNTIIDGALDFLDILKSQQKKFIFLTNNSSKNKSTYKQKLSALGCYVDEEQIYTSGEATIWYMKKNCIGNKIYLMGTEPLMAEFEKAGFILVKDKNDKPDYVVLGFDTTLTYEKIWTACDYIRDGVPFIATHPDFNCPIENSKYMPDTGSMIRMFESSTGISPVVIGKPYGYIVEAIIEKYGLKKEEVAIVGDRLYTDIKTGVNAGITSVLVLSGETSEAMYRESDITADYVFSSIKYIGEELMQFYESFI from the coding sequence ATGAATGAGTTAAAAGATATTAAATGTTTTTTATTAGATATGGACGGGACTTTCTATCTTGGAAATACAATTATTGATGGAGCTCTAGACTTTCTAGACATTTTAAAAAGTCAACAAAAGAAATTTATATTCTTAACAAATAACTCTTCGAAAAATAAATCAACTTATAAGCAAAAACTTTCAGCACTTGGCTGTTATGTTGATGAAGAACAGATTTACACATCTGGTGAAGCAACCATATGGTATATGAAGAAAAACTGCATAGGTAACAAGATATATCTCATGGGTACAGAACCACTTATGGCAGAATTTGAAAAGGCTGGCTTTATACTAGTTAAGGACAAAAATGACAAACCGGATTATGTAGTTCTTGGGTTTGACACTACACTAACTTATGAAAAAATATGGACAGCTTGTGATTATATAAGAGATGGAGTACCATTTATAGCTACTCATCCAGATTTCAATTGTCCAATTGAAAATAGCAAATATATGCCCGATACTGGCTCTATGATAAGAATGTTTGAATCATCCACAGGTATTTCTCCTGTGGTTATAGGGAAGCCATATGGATATATAGTAGAGGCTATTATTGAAAAGTATGGGCTTAAAAAAGAAGAAGTGGCAATTGTAGGAGATAGACTTTACACTGACATTAAAACTGGAGTGAATGCAGGAATAACTAGCGTTCTTGTATTAAGTGGTGAGACATCAGAAGCTATGTACAGAGAATCTGACATAACTGCAGATTATGTATTCTCATCAATTAAATATATTGGTGAAGAGCTGATGCAGTTTTATGAAAGCTTTATTTAA
- a CDS encoding protein adenylyltransferase SelO, translating to MQDIKIKSETGWKLDNTYADLPKTLFSKQNPTPVKAPKLVILNQPLAESLGLKAEFLHDSDNVAIFAGNKIEEGSLPIAQAYAGHQFGYFNMLGDGRAILLGEQITPSGEKIDIQLKGSGRTPYSRGGDGRAALGPMLREYIISEAMQGLGIPTTRSLAVVTTGEPVIREKVLSGAILTRVASSHIRVATFQYAAKWGTIEELKSLADYTIKRHFSDIDNLENPYIFLLQEVIKRQASLISKWQLIGFIHGVMNTDNMAISGETIDYGPCAFMDTYDPETVFSSIDREGRYSYGNQPPIAEWNLARFAETLLPLLHNNHEKSVEIAQNELSKFADLYHDNWIRGMISKLGIFNKESQDEALIENLLSIMYKYKADYTNTFSALTLDKYSDIELFKSKEFEKWHELWNARLNRQKESKESSNILMKNSNPYVIPRNYRVEEALSAAEKGDYTVMNKLLNVLSNPYAYSDNQSEYEKLPPKSCGSYRTYCGT from the coding sequence ATGCAAGATATAAAAATAAAATCAGAAACAGGATGGAAATTAGATAATACTTATGCTGATTTGCCAAAAACACTTTTTAGCAAGCAAAATCCAACACCTGTAAAGGCGCCTAAATTAGTTATTCTTAATCAGCCGCTTGCAGAATCATTAGGGCTGAAGGCAGAATTTCTTCACGATAGTGACAATGTAGCAATCTTTGCTGGAAATAAAATAGAAGAAGGCAGTTTACCTATTGCACAAGCTTATGCAGGACATCAATTTGGCTATTTTAATATGTTAGGTGATGGTAGAGCTATATTACTTGGTGAACAAATTACGCCAAGTGGTGAAAAAATTGATATTCAGCTAAAGGGATCAGGCAGAACACCGTACTCTAGAGGTGGTGATGGAAGAGCAGCGCTTGGACCAATGTTGCGTGAATATATTATTAGTGAAGCAATGCAAGGTCTTGGAATTCCAACAACTCGGAGTCTAGCAGTAGTGACAACTGGAGAACCTGTAATTAGAGAAAAAGTGCTCTCAGGTGCTATTCTAACTCGGGTAGCTTCAAGCCATATTAGAGTCGCTACCTTTCAGTATGCTGCAAAGTGGGGAACTATAGAGGAACTCAAATCACTAGCTGATTATACTATTAAACGTCATTTTTCTGATATTGATAACTTAGAGAATCCTTATATTTTTTTACTCCAAGAAGTTATTAAACGGCAAGCTTCATTGATATCAAAATGGCAATTAATCGGTTTTATTCATGGAGTTATGAATACTGACAACATGGCTATTAGTGGAGAAACTATAGATTATGGACCTTGTGCCTTTATGGATACATATGATCCGGAAACAGTATTTAGTTCTATTGATAGAGAAGGAAGATATTCATATGGAAATCAACCACCTATAGCTGAATGGAATTTAGCTAGATTTGCTGAAACTTTGTTGCCATTACTTCATAACAATCATGAAAAATCAGTAGAAATTGCACAAAATGAACTTTCAAAGTTTGCGGATTTATATCACGATAATTGGATTAGAGGAATGATATCAAAACTCGGAATATTCAATAAAGAATCACAAGATGAAGCTCTTATTGAAAATTTGCTAAGTATTATGTATAAATATAAGGCAGATTATACTAATACATTTAGTGCTTTAACTTTAGATAAGTATTCTGATATAGAGTTATTTAAGTCTAAAGAATTTGAGAAATGGCATGAATTATGGAATGCAAGATTAAATAGACAGAAGGAATCTAAAGAGTCTTCAAATATATTGATGAAAAATTCAAATCCTTATGTGATACCGCGTAATTATAGAGTTGAGGAAGCATTGTCGGCTGCGGAAAAAGGCGACTATACCGTTATGAATAAACTATTAAATGTACTATCTAATCCTTACGCATATTCAGATAATCAATCTGAATATGAAAAATTGCCTCCAAAATCTTGCGGCTCGTATCGAACTTATTGTGGAACCTAA
- a CDS encoding ATP-binding protein, with protein MFQRECDQEASYIIESKKKCLELGLDSNNPKMPKNIMSELELGQKRDAYDEILEVVKFFSNKMIKLLEGTPVLITITDEDGYLLDVLGDKSIRETMSKFGVKPGIQFREEEMGTNVVSLTLKQNHPIQLIGSNHYHKCFQDSACYGVPFHYSDDGNLLGSICIMTAIILHNPFFLMTLTTVVDAIERELLLRKQNLKITEQKELLYESEKRQREFLEKDLAMKDEFITLITHEFKTPINVIYSAIQLIEHVYISEIPESVNKLIGSIKRNTFRQLRLVNNLLDITKLKSDQFKLNLKYLDIVFLTRLITESIKVYADQKRINLYFKTNVNNKNISIDDEKYERIILNLLSNAIKFTPEGGSITVELKENSNDKTVDISVTDTGVGIPKEKHKVIFHRFGQVENNLSRLAEGSGIGLALVKMLVIILEGEIEVESEVGCGSKFTITLPIKEEIVNEESKISQRYDNRLINAINVEFSDIYF; from the coding sequence ATGTTTCAACGCGAATGCGATCAAGAAGCAAGTTATATTATAGAATCAAAAAAGAAATGTCTTGAGTTAGGGTTGGACTCAAATAATCCTAAAATGCCTAAGAATATTATGTCTGAATTGGAATTAGGACAAAAAAGAGATGCCTATGACGAAATTCTAGAAGTTGTCAAATTTTTTAGTAATAAGATGATAAAATTATTAGAAGGCACGCCTGTATTGATAACAATTACAGATGAAGATGGATATTTGCTAGATGTTCTTGGAGATAAATCTATTAGGGAAACAATGTCTAAATTTGGAGTTAAGCCGGGTATACAATTTCGAGAAGAGGAAATGGGTACAAATGTAGTTAGTTTAACACTTAAGCAAAACCATCCAATACAACTAATAGGAAGCAATCACTATCATAAATGCTTTCAAGACAGTGCATGTTATGGAGTTCCATTTCATTATTCAGATGATGGTAATTTATTAGGAAGTATATGTATTATGACTGCGATTATACTTCATAATCCATTTTTTTTAATGACATTAACTACTGTAGTTGATGCAATAGAGCGTGAACTATTGCTAAGAAAGCAAAATCTAAAGATAACCGAACAAAAAGAATTATTATATGAATCAGAAAAGAGACAAAGAGAGTTTCTTGAAAAAGATTTAGCAATGAAGGATGAATTTATAACTTTAATCACACATGAATTTAAAACGCCAATAAATGTTATTTATTCAGCTATACAATTGATTGAACATGTGTATATTAGTGAAATTCCTGAATCAGTGAATAAACTTATTGGAAGCATAAAACGCAATACATTTAGACAATTGAGACTTGTGAATAATTTGTTAGATATTACAAAATTAAAATCGGATCAGTTTAAATTAAATTTGAAATATTTGGATATTGTGTTTTTAACAAGATTAATTACAGAATCAATAAAAGTTTATGCGGATCAAAAGAGAATTAACCTTTATTTTAAAACTAATGTTAATAATAAAAATATTTCAATAGATGATGAAAAATACGAACGTATAATCTTAAATTTATTATCAAACGCTATAAAATTTACACCTGAAGGAGGCTCAATAACTGTTGAGCTTAAAGAAAATAGCAATGATAAAACAGTAGATATATCTGTAACTGACACTGGGGTTGGCATACCAAAAGAGAAACATAAGGTAATATTCCATAGATTTGGACAAGTTGAAAATAATCTTTCGAGGTTAGCAGAAGGTAGTGGTATTGGATTAGCTCTTGTAAAGATGTTAGTAATTATATTAGAAGGAGAAATAGAAGTTGAGAGTGAAGTCGGATGTGGAAGTAAGTTTACTATAACTTTACCTATTAAAGAGGAGATAGTTAATGAAGAAAGTAAAATATCACAAAGATATGATAACAGGTTAATAAATGCCATTAATGTTGAATTTTCTGATATATATTTCTAA
- a CDS encoding glycerol-3-phosphate dehydrogenase, which translates to MSIITIIGAGQMASALTFPATENNNKIRLVGTPLDREIINTAKATGFHSTLKRQLPETGIEYYQIEDVNEAIDGAELIICGVSSFGVDWFADNILPIIPEEIPILSITKGMITEEDGKMINYPQYFLSKLPSNKKLSISAVGGPCTSYELADKDNSEVVFCGDDINLLRKFKSLFETSYYHISLSTDIVGVECAVALKNAYALGVSLAIGLAIGADGSGKEHYNSQAALFGQSIKEAKRILEIVGGGEENIIYFGGDLYVTVFGGRTRRIGTLLGQGFSFEEAMEQLKGVTLESVVIATRAAKYVRCLAERGVVKLSDFPMITHIDEIINSDGKVNIPWKAFESEKIL; encoded by the coding sequence ATGAGCATTATAACAATTATTGGAGCAGGTCAAATGGCATCTGCACTAACTTTTCCAGCAACCGAAAATAATAATAAGATAAGACTTGTGGGTACACCGTTAGATAGAGAAATCATAAATACAGCAAAGGCTACAGGTTTTCATTCGACATTAAAACGTCAATTACCTGAAACAGGAATTGAATACTATCAAATTGAAGATGTAAATGAAGCAATAGATGGAGCAGAACTTATTATTTGCGGAGTCAGCAGCTTTGGTGTCGACTGGTTTGCAGACAATATATTACCTATTATACCTGAAGAGATTCCTATTCTTTCAATAACAAAAGGAATGATTACCGAAGAGGATGGCAAAATGATAAATTATCCTCAATACTTTTTAAGTAAACTTCCTTCTAATAAAAAACTATCTATTAGCGCCGTTGGCGGCCCATGTACTAGTTATGAACTTGCAGATAAAGATAATTCTGAAGTTGTATTTTGCGGAGATGACATAAATTTACTTAGAAAGTTTAAGAGTTTATTTGAAACATCATACTACCATATTAGCTTATCTACAGATATTGTAGGTGTTGAATGTGCAGTAGCTCTAAAGAATGCTTATGCTTTAGGCGTATCGCTAGCTATTGGGTTAGCCATTGGAGCTGATGGTTCCGGAAAAGAGCATTATAATTCTCAGGCTGCACTTTTTGGACAAAGCATAAAGGAAGCCAAACGTATTCTTGAAATAGTCGGTGGAGGAGAAGAAAACATTATATATTTTGGCGGCGACTTATATGTAACTGTATTTGGTGGACGTACTCGTAGAATAGGAACCTTATTAGGCCAAGGATTTTCATTTGAGGAAGCTATGGAACAATTAAAAGGAGTTACATTAGAATCAGTAGTTATTGCTACCCGTGCTGCAAAATACGTGCGTTGTCTAGCAGAAAGAGGAGTAGTTAAACTTAGTGATTTTCCAATGATAACTCATATTGATGAAATTATAAATTCAGATGGCAAGGTTAATATTCCATGGAAAGCATTCGAGTCTGAAAAAATATTATAA
- a CDS encoding 3D domain-containing protein, translated as MSKSYQWIKVAKKSIVFSVALSIYLGIGTAFSAKAATTQNKDIICSTTAYTAESGSVTASGKIAKRNASGISTVAVDPSVIPFGTYLYIEGYGYAIAADSGSAIKGNSIDVYFDSDSECDNWGRKTVKVTVFGKSDN; from the coding sequence ATGTCAAAAAGTTATCAATGGATAAAAGTTGCAAAAAAATCAATCGTTTTTTCTGTAGCTTTGAGTATTTATTTAGGTATTGGAACTGCTTTTTCAGCTAAAGCAGCTACGACACAAAATAAAGATATAATCTGCTCAACAACAGCGTACACAGCGGAGTCAGGAAGTGTGACAGCAAGCGGAAAAATAGCAAAGAGAAATGCAAGTGGGATAAGTACAGTAGCAGTGGATCCAAGCGTAATTCCTTTTGGAACATATTTATATATAGAAGGTTATGGATATGCAATAGCTGCAGATAGTGGAAGTGCTATAAAAGGCAATTCTATTGATGTTTATTTTGATAGCGATAGTGAATGTGATAATTGGGGTAGGAAAACTGTTAAGGTTACGGTATTTGGAAAATCCGACAATTAA
- a CDS encoding amino acid ABC transporter permease has translation MQNSAISVIFQENNIKRLFEGLFVTAEIAFISIIIGSILGILIGLSRTTKSKAILFINRVYLEAFRIIPTLVWLFVFYFGVTTALNINLSGEVVSVIVFSLWGAAEMGDIVRGSLQSLPKHQIESGKALGLNYYQIYRYVLMPQAIRRMIPGTINLATRMIKTTSLVVLIGVIDVVKMGQQIIESSRFQFPTASFWIYGFIFFLYFIICYPLSKISKRLESKWNN, from the coding sequence ATGCAGAATTCGGCAATTAGTGTTATTTTTCAAGAAAACAATATTAAGCGTTTATTTGAAGGTCTGTTTGTAACAGCAGAAATTGCTTTTATATCTATTATTATAGGATCTATACTAGGAATACTTATAGGTTTGAGTAGGACTACAAAATCGAAGGCGATACTTTTTATTAACAGAGTTTACCTAGAAGCTTTTAGAATAATACCAACGTTAGTTTGGTTATTTGTATTCTACTTTGGAGTTACTACAGCATTAAATATAAACCTTAGTGGAGAAGTTGTTTCTGTTATTGTATTCAGTCTTTGGGGCGCAGCAGAAATGGGAGATATAGTAAGAGGATCTCTTCAATCATTACCAAAACATCAGATTGAATCGGGGAAGGCTTTAGGTTTAAATTATTATCAAATATATAGATATGTACTTATGCCTCAAGCTATAAGAAGAATGATACCTGGAACCATCAATTTAGCAACTAGAATGATTAAAACTACTTCGCTTGTAGTTTTAATAGGTGTTATAGATGTAGTTAAGATGGGTCAGCAGATTATTGAAAGTTCAAGATTTCAGTTTCCTACTGCTTCTTTCTGGATTTATGGTTTTATATTCTTCTTGTACTTTATAATATGTTATCCACTATCAAAAATATCGAAAAGACTAGAATCAAAGTGGAATAATTAG
- a CDS encoding HD-GYP domain-containing protein, with protein sequence MRVVSVSSLKGDEILGKQIFDESGRILLSVGVRLKPYYIEKIKELGIYSVYIDDDISKNLDIEESISDKTRQMSKHAVKKMIDGYCREGKTDNNSVMNSVNSVIEDILSNKDVLINVAEISASDNNIYSHSVNVCVLATIIGTHMGYSMSKLKDIAAGALLHDIGKITIMNDKKISSEFKDENEFNRYMELMHPKIGYDLLGDQHVWSAYVKVAVLMHHERNDGSGYPLQLKGDEINELAKIVSICDTFDNMISGREENERKTVYEAIEYLIGMSNIYFDEEIVKKFTMNIAAFPTGSGVILNSNEKGLVVKQNNSMPMRPVVKVLYDETGSLLSEPYEVDLLKELTLFITKTSEI encoded by the coding sequence ATGAGAGTTGTTAGTGTTTCCAGCCTAAAGGGAGATGAAATACTAGGAAAACAGATTTTTGATGAATCGGGTAGAATTTTACTTAGTGTTGGAGTTAGGCTGAAACCTTATTATATCGAAAAAATTAAAGAACTTGGTATTTATTCGGTATATATTGATGATGATATATCAAAAAATCTTGATATTGAAGAAAGTATTTCTGATAAGACACGGCAAATGAGCAAACATGCAGTAAAAAAAATGATAGACGGATATTGCCGTGAAGGAAAAACTGATAATAACAGCGTTATGAATTCTGTCAACTCAGTTATTGAAGATATACTATCAAATAAAGATGTTTTAATAAATGTTGCAGAAATAAGTGCTAGTGATAATAATATATATTCTCATTCTGTAAATGTATGCGTATTAGCTACAATAATAGGAACTCATATGGGATACAGCATGTCAAAATTAAAAGATATAGCTGCAGGTGCACTTTTGCATGATATTGGCAAAATAACAATTATGAACGATAAAAAAATTTCGTCTGAATTTAAAGATGAAAATGAATTCAATAGATATATGGAATTAATGCATCCTAAGATTGGGTATGATTTGCTAGGGGACCAGCATGTTTGGAGTGCATATGTTAAAGTGGCTGTTTTAATGCATCATGAAAGAAATGATGGAAGTGGATATCCTTTGCAGCTAAAAGGAGACGAAATAAATGAATTGGCGAAAATTGTATCGATTTGTGATACGTTTGACAATATGATATCCGGCAGAGAAGAAAATGAACGAAAAACTGTGTATGAAGCAATTGAATATCTAATAGGTATGAGTAATATTTATTTTGATGAAGAAATAGTGAAAAAATTTACTATGAATATAGCAGCTTTTCCTACAGGAAGTGGTGTTATTCTAAATTCAAATGAAAAGGGATTAGTAGTAAAACAAAACAACTCAATGCCAATGCGCCCTGTAGTAAAGGTGTTGTATGATGAAACAGGAAGTTTACTATCTGAACCTTATGAAGTCGATCTACTGAAAGAATTAACCCTTTTTATTACGAAGACTAGTGAAATTTAA
- a CDS encoding amino acid ABC transporter ATP-binding protein produces the protein MDKNNNPVLLEIQDVHKKYDEKEILKGINLSLHKGEVLVILGPSGCGKSTFLRCLNGLEKIQGGDIKFKEQSFTDKNADWQKIHERIGMVFQNYELFPHMTVIENILLGPLKVQKREKSEALAQAEQLLNKVGLLDRKDSYPRQLSGGQKQRIAIVRALCMNPEIILFDEVTASLDPEMVREVLDVILGLAKQGMTMVIVTHEMGFAQSVADRIIFMDEGKICEESGSKEFFTNPKTERAKHFLNIFQF, from the coding sequence ATGGATAAGAATAATAATCCTGTCTTGCTTGAAATACAGGATGTTCACAAAAAATACGATGAAAAAGAAATATTGAAAGGTATTAACTTAAGCCTTCACAAAGGAGAAGTATTAGTTATTTTAGGACCTTCAGGCTGTGGAAAAAGTACTTTTTTGAGATGTCTTAATGGACTAGAAAAAATTCAAGGTGGAGATATTAAATTTAAGGAACAAAGTTTTACAGATAAAAATGCCGATTGGCAAAAGATTCACGAGAGAATAGGAATGGTTTTTCAAAACTATGAATTATTTCCTCATATGACAGTTATTGAAAACATACTTTTAGGTCCTTTAAAGGTTCAGAAAAGAGAGAAATCTGAGGCACTTGCTCAAGCAGAACAACTTTTAAATAAGGTTGGATTACTTGACAGGAAAGATTCATATCCACGTCAACTTTCGGGGGGCCAAAAGCAAAGAATAGCTATAGTTAGGGCATTATGTATGAATCCAGAAATAATACTTTTTGATGAAGTAACAGCATCTCTTGACCCAGAAATGGTAAGGGAAGTACTAGATGTTATATTAGGCTTAGCTAAGCAAGGCATGACTATGGTAATTGTCACACATGAAATGGGATTTGCTCAATCAGTGGCAGATAGAATAATCTTTATGGATGAGGGTAAAATATGTGAAGAGTCGGGATCAAAAGAATTCTTTACAAATCCAAAGACAGAACGTGCTAAGCACTTTCTAAATATATTTCAATTTTAA
- a CDS encoding galactose ABC transporter substrate-binding protein — translation MSILKKIITFIILVLLIITSLDTSTKNVCAIPNLSKNTPIKIAVFSDNSSAMYISLLKENLERIEKENEDKVKFTFFDAKDNQAKQNESIEKALSQDFDLFIISIISPNLKDVESTLRKIMEKDIPIILNPDPVQEIINFVKPYKRFVVVGADFEQSGTMEGSILVNEWRSNKQIIDKNHDDALQYIMLKGRIGSPLTSLRTKYSILALNDAGIKTEELASPSCEWMEDCAQSAVESLFLKYGDKIEAIVSNNDAMAIGAVEALQKYGYNKGGKSKTIPVVGIDGMPTAKDFIKKGFMSGTVVVEPSDLAEALYSIGMNLAYGKSPLENTKYKFDETGFRVHLKYNEFIKWLK, via the coding sequence ATGAGCATCTTAAAAAAAATAATAACATTTATAATTTTAGTTTTATTAATAATTACATCATTAGATACTTCAACAAAAAATGTATGTGCTATCCCCAATTTAAGTAAAAACACTCCTATTAAAATAGCAGTGTTTTCGGATAACTCTAGCGCTATGTATATTTCTCTTCTTAAAGAAAATTTAGAACGTATTGAAAAAGAAAATGAAGACAAAGTCAAGTTTACGTTTTTTGATGCTAAAGACAATCAGGCTAAACAAAATGAAAGCATAGAGAAAGCTCTTTCGCAAGACTTTGATCTTTTTATTATAAGTATAATCTCTCCCAATTTAAAAGATGTAGAAAGTACTTTGCGCAAAATAATGGAAAAAGATATTCCTATAATTTTGAACCCTGATCCAGTACAAGAAATAATAAACTTTGTTAAACCATATAAACGTTTTGTTGTTGTCGGTGCTGATTTTGAACAATCAGGTACTATGGAAGGGAGTATTCTTGTTAATGAATGGAGATCCAATAAGCAGATAATAGATAAAAATCACGATGATGCATTGCAGTATATTATGCTAAAAGGTAGAATCGGAAGCCCTCTAACATCGTTAAGGACAAAATACTCAATTTTAGCGCTTAATGATGCTGGAATAAAAACAGAGGAACTTGCTTCTCCATCATGTGAATGGATGGAAGATTGTGCCCAAAGTGCTGTGGAGTCATTATTTCTTAAATATGGTGACAAAATTGAAGCAATAGTTTCAAATAATGATGCGATGGCAATAGGAGCGGTTGAAGCTTTGCAGAAATATGGATACAACAAAGGCGGTAAATCTAAAACAATTCCAGTTGTAGGTATTGACGGCATGCCAACTGCTAAAGATTTTATAAAAAAAGGTTTTATGTCGGGAACTGTTGTTGTAGAACCTAGCGATCTTGCTGAAGCTCTTTATTCTATCGGTATGAATTTGGCTTATGGTAAATCACCCCTTGAAAACACTAAATATAAATTTGATGAAACTGGATTTAGAGTTCATTTAAAGTATAATGAATTCATAAAGTGGTTGAAGTAA
- a CDS encoding amino acid ABC transporter permease: MNIDWNFVVTNLPLYEKAAWLTLKLAIVGILLSLVIGLLCGIILYFKVRVLDKIVQAYIELSRNTPLLVQIFFLYFGLPKLGFKMGEATCAIIGLAFLGGSYMAEAFRSGVEAVSKTQIESGISIGLSNGQLIRYVIIPQAFSVSMPSISANCIFLLKETSVLGAISIMDLTNLTKDLIGMYYRTFESLSLLVLIYLIMILPLSFLMSWIERKVRYAEFGN; this comes from the coding sequence ATGAATATTGACTGGAATTTCGTAGTGACTAATTTGCCTTTGTATGAGAAAGCTGCATGGCTCACATTAAAGTTAGCTATTGTAGGAATACTTTTATCATTGGTAATAGGATTACTATGCGGAATAATATTATACTTTAAAGTAAGAGTTTTGGATAAAATCGTACAAGCTTATATTGAGCTTTCGAGAAATACTCCACTACTTGTGCAGATATTTTTTCTGTATTTTGGTTTGCCTAAATTAGGATTTAAAATGGGCGAAGCTACTTGTGCTATAATTGGTTTAGCATTTCTTGGTGGTAGTTATATGGCTGAAGCTTTTAGAAGCGGAGTTGAAGCTGTAAGTAAAACACAAATTGAATCTGGCATAAGTATTGGTCTTTCAAATGGCCAACTTATTAGATATGTCATAATTCCACAAGCTTTTTCAGTAAGTATGCCTTCAATAAGTGCAAATTGCATATTTTTATTGAAAGAAACTTCTGTGCTTGGAGCTATATCAATAATGGATCTCACAAATTTAACAAAAGATTTAATAGGAATGTACTATAGAACTTTTGAATCATTATCATTGCTAGTTTTGATTTATCTTATCATGATTCTACCTTTATCATTTCTAATGTCTTGGATAGAAAGGAAGGTTCGATATGCAGAATTCGGCAATTAG
- a CDS encoding cysteine ABC transporter substrate-binding protein, translating into MKSIKKIVAALLLSTVVVGSFVGCGNSAQTNKGDSNKAASSSLEDIKKRGTIKIGVFSDKAPFGYVDSEGKNQGFDVYVAKRFAKDLLGDESKVEFVLVDAASRVSYLESKKVDIIMANFTVTDERKEKVDFANPYMKVSLGVVSPDGAKITSEDQLKGKKVIVAKGTTAETYMTKNHPDVELVKYEQYSEIFQALKDKRGDAILSDNTEVIAWAKDNPGFSVGIPSLGSTDTIAPAVTKGNTELRDWINTELENLGKENFVHKAYDETLKSVYGAEFEDSLVVEGGKIQ; encoded by the coding sequence ATGAAAAGCATAAAAAAAATAGTAGCAGCTTTACTTTTAAGTACTGTAGTAGTTGGAAGTTTTGTTGGCTGTGGTAATTCAGCACAAACTAATAAAGGTGATTCTAATAAAGCAGCGTCTAGCTCTTTAGAAGACATAAAAAAACGTGGAACTATAAAGATTGGTGTGTTTAGTGATAAAGCTCCATTTGGATATGTTGACTCAGAAGGAAAAAACCAAGGATTTGATGTATATGTTGCAAAGAGATTTGCTAAAGATTTACTTGGAGATGAGTCAAAAGTTGAATTTGTTTTAGTTGATGCAGCAAGTAGAGTTTCTTATTTAGAATCTAAAAAAGTGGATATAATAATGGCTAACTTTACTGTTACTGATGAGAGAAAAGAAAAAGTTGATTTTGCAAATCCTTATATGAAAGTATCACTTGGTGTAGTTTCACCAGATGGCGCTAAAATTACTTCGGAAGATCAACTTAAAGGCAAGAAGGTTATTGTAGCTAAGGGAACAACTGCTGAAACTTATATGACTAAAAATCATCCAGACGTTGAACTTGTGAAATATGAACAATATTCAGAAATATTCCAAGCATTAAAAGATAAACGTGGTGACGCTATATTAAGTGATAACACAGAAGTTATTGCATGGGCTAAAGATAACCCAGGATTCTCTGTTGGTATACCATCACTTGGAAGCACAGATACCATTGCTCCAGCTGTTACTAAAGGTAATACAGAACTTAGAGATTGGATTAATACTGAACTTGAAAACTTAGGTAAAGAGAACTTTGTTCACAAAGCTTATGATGAAACATTAAAATCAGTATATGGTGCTGAATTTGAAGATAGCCTTGTAGTTGAAGGTGGAAAAATACAATAA